CGAGGTCGCCACCGAAGGCGTGGCCGGCGGTGACGGTGGCGTCGAGCAGGCCCTGCCCGCGCAGCTCGGCCACGAGGTCGGAGAAGGCCAGCGGCAGGGAGGCCCCGTCGGTCATCACGTAGACCAGGCGGGCGGACGGGTCGACCGCCTTCAGGGCGACGGCGACGCACGGGACCTGGCTGTGCACGCTGCACACCACAACGGGCAGGCCGTCGAGCTCGGTGGGCAGGTCGTCGAGGTGCTCCTCAGCCGATCCCGTGTCGGCCTGGAGGCTGGTGTAGCGCAGCTTCATGATGTGGCCCGGTCCCTTCTTGCGCCACGAGCGACGCGACAGGTTCCAGTGCACGAAGTGCCAGCCCCCCGTCCCGAGGCCCCACTCCACCGCCGTGGTGTTGCACACGACCTCGTCGCCCGCGGCGACCTCGCCGATGAGATCGGTGAGCACGTACGCCTTGGCGTGACCGTCGCCCTCCGGAGCGTCCGGGTCGGCCTCGAGGTCCACCAGGACACGTTGCAGGCCCTCGCGCTCGGCGAGGATCTCGACCACCCGGCCGCTACGGAACGACGGCACGCCAGGTCAGAGGGAGGCGATCAGCTTCTCGACGCGCTCGTCGCGCGACTTGAAGGGGTCCTTGCACAGCACGGTGCGCTGCGCCTGGTCGTTCAGCTTCAGGTGCACCCAGTCGACCGTGTAGTCGCGCTTGCGCTCCTTGGCCTTGCGGATGAACTCGCCCCGCAGGCGCGCCCGGGTGGTCTGGGGCGGCTGCTCGACGGCGAGGTCGATCTCCTCGTCGGTGCAGATGCGGTCGACCATGCCCCGCTGCTGCATCCGGTAGAAGAGGCCCCGGTCGCGGTTCACGTCGTGGTACTGGAGGTCAATGAGGGCGACCTTCGGGTCGGTGAGGGCCAGGCCGTGGCGTTCCCGGTACGCCTCGATGAGGTTGTGCTTGATGACCCAGTCGCACTCGCGGTCGAGCGAGAGCGGATCCTTCTCGATGCCGGTGAGGCAGTGCTCCCACATGTCCAGCGCCTGCTGCTCGAGGGGGTTGAGCCCCTTGGTGTCCGCGTAGCGCAGGGCCCGGTTGAGGTACTCGGACTGGATCTCGAGCGCGCTCGCCTCCCGCCCGTTGGCCAGGCGGACCCGCCGGGTGCAGGTCATGTCGTGGCTGATCTCGCGGATGGCCCGGATGGGGTTCTCGAGCGTCATGTCCCGGAAGGTGACCATGCGGTCCTCGAGCATGCGCAGCAGGATGCTCGTGGTGCCGATCTTCACGAAGTTGGCGTACTCGCTCATGTTGGAGTCGCCCACGATCACGTGCAGGCGCCGGTAGCGCTCGGCGTCGGCGTGGGGCTCGTCGCGGGTGTTGATGATCGGCCGCGAGCGGGTGGTGGCGCTGGAGACGCCCTCCCAGATGTGCTCGGCCCGCTGGCTGATGCAGTACATGGCGCCCCGTGCCGTCTGCAGCACCTTGCCGGCCCCGGCGAAGATCTGTCGGCTCACGAAGAACGGGATCAGGACCTCGACGTAGTGGCTGAAGTCGTCCTGGCGGCTGGTGAGGTAGTTCTCGTGGCAGCCGTAGGAGTTGCCGGCGGAGTCGGTGTTGTTCTTGAACAGGTAGATGACGCCGCGGATGCCCTCCTCGCGCAGGCGCAGCTCGGCACTGGCGAGGAGCTGCTCGAGGATGCGCTCCCCCGCCTTGTCGTGCACGACGAGGTCGTAGATGGAGTCGCACTCGGGCGTGGCGTACTCGGGGTGCGAGCCGACATCGAGGTACAGGCGGGCGCCGTTGGCCAGGAAGACGTTGGAGCTCCGGCCCCACGACACCACCCGGCGGAACAGGTAGCGGGCGACCTCGTCCGGGCTCAGCCGCCGCTGGCCGCGAAGGGTGCAGGTGACGCCGTACTCGTTCTCGAGACCGAAGATCCGGCGGTCCATGCGGTCAACCTACACACGCCCCGGCACTTCGCAGGGGCCATGCGGGCGGGGATCAGGCCAGCAGTTCCGCGAGCTCGGCGCCTTCGATGCGGCGGAAGGCCCGCCGACCGTTGCTGCGGGCCAGCACCGCGACCTCGAGGTCGTCGGCCACCAGGGTGCGGTCGGGGCCGCCGATGGCCTTGGCCGCGGCCTTGAGCGCGTCGCCCAGCGACAGGCCCTCGCCCCAGGCCTCGCCGAGGCGCTTGGCGATGGCCTCGGCCTCGCCGCCGAGCACCGTGAAGTCGCTCTCGTCGACCACGGTGCCGTCGTAGAGGATGTGGAAGAGGCGGTCCCCGTCGGTGGTGTGGCCCACCTCGGCCACGAGGATCTCGACCTCCATCGGCTTCATCTCGTTGGTGAAGATCTGGCCGAGGATCTGCGCGTACTGGTTGGCGAGGCTGCGGGCGTCGACGTCGGCACGGCTGAACGAGTAGCCCTTCATGTCGGCGTGGCGGACGCCGGCGATGCGCAGCGAGTCGAACTCGTTGTACTTGCCGACACCGGCGAAGCCGATGCGGTCGTAGATCTCGCTGGTCTTGCGCAGCGTGCTGGAAGGGTTCTCGGCGCAGATGAGGATGCCGTCGTCGTAGACCACCGCGGCGAGGCTGCGGCCCCGGGCGATGCCCTTGCGGGCGTAGTCGGCCCGGTCCTTCATCACCTGCTCGGGAGCGACGTAGAACGGCATGCTCACTGGCCTTGCACCTCCTCCGTCGGTGCCCCTTCGGGATCCGGTTCGCTCATCGCTGCTGCTCCGCTCCGCTCCGCAACGTCGATGTTCACGGGGTCACCTCCGGGTTGACACGAGGCCCTCGGGTGCTGGTGAGCTGGTCGACGAGGCCCCGGAAGCGCTCCGCCACCTCGGCCTCCTCGACGGCGAGGAAGCCTTCGGCGGTGATGGTGGCCACGCTCGGGTAGATGGCCCGCACGAGGTCGGGGCCACCGGTGGCGGAGTCCTCGTCGGCGGCCTCGAACAGCGCCGAGATGACGAGGTCGATGACCTCCTCCCGGCTCAGGTCGGGGCGGTAGCCCATCTTCACCACGGCGCCGGCGTGCAGGCTGCCGGAGCCCGTGGTGGCGTACTCGCTCTCCTCGTAGCGCCCGCCGGTGACGTCGTACTCGAAGAGCCGACCCTGCTGGCGGGCGGTGTCGAACCCGGCGAAGAGGGGCACGACGGCGAAGCCCTGCATGGCCGCCGGCAGGTGGCCACGGACCATCTGCGAGAGCTGGTTGGCCTTGCCCTCGAGGCTGATGGTGGTGCCCTCGACCTTCTCGTAGTGCTCGAGCTGGAGCTGGAAGAGCTTCACCATCTCGACGGCCGGGCCCGCGGCGCCGGCGATGGCCACGCCCGAGTACCGGTCGGCCGGGAAGACCTTCTCCATGTGGCGGTGGCTGATGAGGTGGCCCGACGTGGCCCGGCGGTCGCCGGCCATGACCACGCCGTCGGCGTAGCGCACGGCCACGACCGTGGTGCCGTGGCTGAAGCTGAGCGGGGTCGTCGCGCCGTCCGGGCCGGTGGCGAACCGCGGCTCGAGCCCCTGGGTCTTCAAGAGGTTGAGGAAGCTGGGGCCGGGATCGTCCTCGACCGGGAAGTACGGGAGCGTCACGGCTCGGAGGCTATCGGCTCTCCGGAGCGTCGCCGGGGCCGTCACCCGGGCCGTCGCCGGCGCCGTGGTCCCGGTTGCGCACCCGCCAGACGATCGCGCCCGTGGCGGCCAGGCCCAGCACCATGGCGCCCCCGACGAGGGGCAGGGCGAGGTCGCTCCCGCCGTCGTCGTCGTCGCTGCTGGCGTCCCCCGCGGTGGTGGCCGTCGCTGCGGCCGCCGTGGTGGTGGTCGCCCCGGCCGCCGCGTCGGCTGCCCGGAACGGGCCCGAGACGACGTAGCTGACCCCCCGGTTGGCGGGCCCACCGCGCTGCGAGCTGAAGTACAGGTGGCGGCCGTCGGGGCTGAAGGCGGGGCCGGTCACCTCGGACTCGAGCCCGCCCGCCGGCACGCCCTCGTCGACGATGCGCAGGAACGGGAACGCCTCGCCGTCCGGGGTGACGAGGACCACCTCCATGTTGCCGCCGTCCTCGGCCACGAACAGGTCCTGCGTGCCGGGCTCGAGGGTCAGGTTGTCCACCCCTTCGAGCTGCCCCGTGCCCTCGTAGACGACCGCCATCGACTCGGCCTCGGTGTCGTAGCGGCGGACCTTGTTGTCGCCCTTGCTGCTGAAGAACACCGCGCCCTGGTCGTACCAGATGCCCTCACCGCCGTCGAAGGCCGTGCTGTCGGGCACCTGCTCGCGCGTCGGGGTGGTGGCGGCGCTCGGGTCCGGCACGTCCAGCCAGGTGACGGCACCGTCGCCGGCCACCTGTGCCACGGCCAGCGTGCCGGCGGTCAGGTCGGGGTAGGTGTCGGGGGTGAACCGGTAGAAGCGCCCGTCGGGGCGGTCCTCGGTCAGGAAGAGCTGCTCGGCGTCGGGGTCGACCGCGACGGCCTCGTGGGGGAAGGCACCCAGCGCGGGACGGGCCTCGGCGGGGTCCCGGCCGCTCGGGTCGCACTCCCACACCAGGCCACCCTCGATCTCCTCGCAGGACAGCCAGGCCCCCCAGGGCGTGGGACCGCCGGCGCAGTTCATGGTCGTGCCCTCGAGGATGCGCTGGGCACCGACCACCTCGCCGTCGGCGTCGAAGGTGATGCCGCTGGCGCCCCCTTCCCCCTCCAGGGGGTTCTCCGAGTTCACCGCCAGGTGCCAGCCGCCGGCCGCGAGCGGGAAGGTGGCGGCGCCGTCGGGGAACACCGGCCACGTGTAGCCCGTGCCCTCCACCTCCTCGTCCGACCGGGCGATCACCCGGGAGGTGAAGCCCTCGGGGAGCAGGAGCCCGTTCACGTCGGGCTCGCGACCCTCGAGGGAGCCGTACGGGCCGCCCCCGCTCCCCTGCCTCGGAGCGGCACCTGCGGGGCGCCACAGCGCCGGCGCGAGCACAGCGGCCCCGGAGGAGACGGTCACGGCTCGGAGGAAGTCCCGGCGTCGCATGGCCGGGCAACCTATCGGCTCGGAGTGGCCCGAGCCGGTGTGGCGGCTACTCGCCGCCCTTCTGCACGTAGCTGCGCACGAAGTCCTCGGCGTTGGTCTCGAGCACGTCGTCGATCTCGTCGAGGAGGTCGTCGAGCTCGGCCTTGATCTTCTCACCGCTCTCCGAGGTGGCGGGCGCCTCGTCGACGTCTGCTTCCTCGCGGGCGGGGGCGGGCCGGCGCTTCTGCTCTCGTTCGGCCATCAGGCGCTCCTGTCCGTTCGCTCCGTCTGCATCACGACCCCAACCGCTCCAGCAGCTCGGCGGCGGTCGTGCACTCGTCGACCAAGGTACCCACGTGGGCCTGGGTTCCGCGCGTCGGTTCCATCATGGGGACCCGTCGCAGCGTCTCGGCCCCGATGTCGAACACCAGCGAGTCCCAGTTGGCGGCCACGATGTCGTCGCCCCACTTGTCCAGGCAGCGGCCCCGGAAGTAGGCCCGGGTGTCCGCCGGCGGGTCGCCGACCGCCGCCGCCACCTCGTCGTCGGCGGTGATGCGCTCGACGGGCAGCCGGGCGAAGAGGGACTTCTCGGGCCGGAGGTCGTGGTACTGGAGATCCATGGCCGCGAGGCGGGCGTCGGACCACTCGAGGCCGTGGCGGTCGCGGTACCCCTCGAGCAGGCGGTACTTGGCCACCCAGTCGAGCTGGCCGGCCAGGCCCATCGGGTCGGCCTCGAGCTGGGTGAGCGCGTCCTCCCACCGGGTGAGCACCTCCTCGCCCACCGACGGGTCCGCGCCCAGGCACTCGAGGCCGGCGACCTCGGCGTACTTGCGGGCCCGGTCGAGCAGCTCCCACTGCACCTCGAGCGCCGTGACCGTGGTGCCGTCGGCGAGGTCGAGCGGCTCGCGGAGGGTCGTGTCGTACGACACCCGGCGCATGGCCGCGACCGGCGAAAGGAAACGGAACTCGCGGGGCAGGAAGTCGTCCTCGATCATCGAGAGCACGAGGGCAGTGGTGCCGACCTTGAGGAACGTCGAGACCTCGGACAGGTTGGCGTCCCCCACGATCACGTGGAGGCGGCGGTACTTCTGGGCGTCGGCGTGGGGCTCGTCGCGGGTGTTGACGATGGGTCGCTTCAACGTGGTCTCGAGGCCGACCTCCTCCTCGAAGAAGTCGGCGCGGGAGGTGAGCTGGAAGCCGATGCTGTTGCGGCCGAGCCCGGGTGCCTCGGTGCCCACCTTGCCCGCACCGGTGAAGATCTGACGGGTGATGAAGTGCGGGGTGACGTGGGTGACGATGCGGCCGAAGGGCACCGAGCGCGCCATGAGGTAGTTCTCGTGGCAGCCGTACGAGTTGCCCTTGCCGTCCGAGTTGTTCTTGTAGACGACGATCTCCTGGCCGTCGGGCAGGAGCCGGCCGGCGGCGGCCATCGAGCGCTGGAGGATGAGCTCCCCCGCCTTGTCGAACACCACGATCGAGCGGGGGTCGGCGCACTCGGGCGTCGAGTATTCCGGGTGGGCGTGGTCGACGTAGTACCGGGCGCCGTTGGTGAGGACCGCGTTGATCAGGTGGGTCTCCACCTCGGGGGCCATGGCCCCCTCGGGGGCGAGGCCGCGGGCGTCGTTGCCGGGCGACTCGTCCTCGAAGTCCCAGCCCACCTTGGCCACCGGGTGGGCCTCGTCGGCCTGGCGGGCCAACTCGCCCATGTACGCGTTGATGAGCACCGACGACGCCGCGATCGGGTTGGACTCGCCCGTGCCCCGCAGGACGATGCCGAACTCGGTCTCGAGGCCGATGATCTTGGGCAACGCCATCAGGGAGCTCCCACCGCTAGAGGTACTGCCCCGTCGCCATGCGCTCGATGGCCCGGCCGCCCCGTGCGTCTTCGTCGTCCTTGGTGATCAGCGTGCGCACGTAGACGATGCGCTCGCCCTTCTTCCCCGAGATCTTGGCCCAGTCGTCGGGGTTGGTGGTGTTGGGCAGGTCCTCGTGCTCCTTGTACTCCTGGTGGATGGAGGCGATGAGGTCCTCGACGCGGATGCCGCGGTCACCGTCGTTGATGAGGCGCTTGATGGCCCGCTTCTTGGCCCGGCGGACGATGTTCTCGATCATGGCGCCCGACGAGAAGTCCTTGAAGTACATGACCTCTTTGTCACCGTTCTGGTAGGTGACCTCGAGGAACCGGTTCTGCTCGTCGGTGCGGTACATCTCCTCGACGGTGGTCTCGATCATGGCCCGGACGGCCTTCTCGGGGTCGCCGCCGCCCAGGGTGTCCACCTCGCCGAGGTCGAGGGGCAGCTCGCTCAGCAGATAGCGGCTGAAGATGGACGCGGCGGCGGTCTCGTCGGGCCGCTCGATCTTGATCTTCACGTCGAGGCGGCCCGGGCGCAGGATGGCCGGGTCGATGAGGTCCTCGCGGTTGGACGCACCGATGACGATGACGTTCTTCAGCGTCTCCACGCCGTCGATCTCCGCCAGCAGCTGCGGGACGATGGTGGACTCCATGTCCGAGCTGATGCCGGTGCCGCGGGTGCGGAACAGCGAGTCCATCTCGTCGAAGAAGACGATGACGGGCCAGCCCTCCTCGGACTTCTCCCGGGCCCGCTGGAACACGAGGCGGATCTGGCGCTCGGTCTCGCCCACGTACTTGTTCAGCAGCTCGGGGCCCTTGATGTTGAGGAAGTAGCTCCGGGCCTCGGAGTCGCCGGACACCTCGGCCACCTTCTTGGCCAGCGAGTTCGCCACCGCCTTGGCGATGAGGGTCTTGCCACAGCCCGGCGGGCCGTAGAGGAGGATGCCCTTCGGCGCCGGCAGCTGGAACTCGGCGAAGAGCGCCTGGTGGACGAACGGGAGCTCGACCGCGTCGGTGATCTGCTCGATCTGGTCGTCGAGCCCGCCGACGTCCTCGTAGGAGATGTCGGGCACCTCCTCGAGGACCAGCTCCTCGACCTCGGGGCGGGGCAGGCGCTCGAGCAGCAGGCCCGAGCGAGAGTCCATGAGCACGGCGTCACCGGCCCGCAGGCGCTGGCCCACCAGGGAGTCGGCCAGCTCGACCACGCGCTCCTCGTCGGCCCGGCCGGCGATGAGCGCCCGCTTGCGGTCCGGGAGCAGCTCCTTGAGGGTGACCACTTCGCCGGTCACTTCGCCGCTGCGGGCGAGGACCACGTTGAGCGACTCGTTGAGCACCACCTCGGCGCCGCGCTCGATCTCCTGCTCGGCGATCTCGGGGTGCAGGGCGACGCGCATCTTGCGGCCCCCGGAGAACACGTCGACGGTGCCGTCGTCGTTGCGACCCAGCAGCGTCCCGTAGGCCGACGGCGGCTGCGTGAGCTTGTCGACCTCCTCGCGCAGCGTGGCGATGTGCTCGCGCGCCTCGCGCAGGGTGTAGGTCAGCTTCTCGTTCTGCGAAACCGCCTGGGCGAGCTGGCCCTTGGTCTCGAGCAGTCGCTCCTCGAGGGTTCGGACGCGCTTGGGGGCCTCCTGCAGCCGACGGCGCAGCGAGACGACCTCCTCCTCGACCGTCGTGGCCTCGGCGCGGAGCTCGTCCAGCTCGGCTTCCAACGAGGCGATGCGTCGTTCTGTCTCGTCCTGGCTGACGGCAACCACCTCCTCGCTCGTGTCACGCGGACGATACACGGGCCGTCGCCGGAAGCGACGGAGCGTGGGCGCACGCTTCTCCGTGCGTTCACACGGGGCGCCGGCCACCCGATCGATTGCACGGCGAAATTGCACGGGATTTCCGTGTTTATCGGGGGGAGGGGCTAGAGTGTGGTCACTGAGCAAACGTCTGGGGGCCTTGGCCCCACATCGTGAGAGGACACCCCCAATGAAGGTCTGGATCGATCAGGATCTGTGCACCGGCGACGGCCTCTGTGAGGAGATCGCCCCCGACGTCTTCACCCTCCTCGACGACGGCCTGGCCTACGTCAAGGAAGGCGACAAGGTCTTCTCGGACCCGGGCGGCCCGGAGGGCCTCGCCGCGGTGCCGGCGGGCCAGGAGGAGGCGGTCATCGAGTCCGCCGAGGAGTGCCCCGGGGAGTGCATCTTCATCGAGATGTGAGATCGGCTCGCAACCGCGAGCTTCTGCGAGGAGCGCCGGTCCCTTCGGGGGCCGGCGCTCTTCGCGTTCGGGGCCCGGCCCGGCCCGCCGCCTCACGCGAGGCAGGGCCCGGTGTCCACCACCTCGTCGAGGTCGAGGTCGAGCACGGCCCGGAGCTCCTCGTCACTCAGGGCGTAGCCCACGCCGTCGCGGTCGGGGGCGATGGCGAAGGCCACGCCCACCACCTCGCCGTCGGGGTTGACGAGCGCAGAGCCCGAGTCGCCGGGCGCGAGGTCGGTGGCGAGGAAGAACACGTCACGCTCGATGCGATCGCGGTCGTAGATGTCGGTCCCCTGCGCCCGCACCTGCTGGGCGATCTCGAACGGCGAGATCTCCAGGGGGCCGCCACCGGGGTGGCCGTAGACGCCGCCCACGTCGCCCACCTCGGCGGTGGCGACGGAGAGGGCGGGGCGATCCAGGCCGGGCGCCGAGAGCACGGCGAGGTCACGGTCGGCGTCGAAGGCCACCACCTGTGCGGCCACCCTCGTGCCGTCGGAGCGCTCGACCTCGGTGCTCTCCTCCCCGGCCACGACGTGCGCGTTGGTGACGACCAGGTCGTCGCCGACCACGAAGCCGCTGCCGTCCTGGACCCGGTCGCAGGCCACCCCCTCGACCTTCACGGTCGACTGGACGACCCGCTCGGACGTCTCGGCGGAGATCCCGGTGGCGGCCGGCGGCGGACCGACCTCGGGTGCCGGCTGCAAGGCGTCGAACACCTCGGGGAAGCGGTCCTCCCCCACGAGCTGGCGAAGCGCGAGGAAGGCGTCGGGGGCCTCCGGGAGCGAGTCGTGCACCCAGCCGGCCACCGCGGACTGCCGGGCCTCGCGCGCCGACCAACCGGGGACCGCCGCCATCGTGGGCAGGATGAGCCAGAGCAGCACGATCACCCCGGCCATGCCCGCGAGCGCACCTGCCCCGTGGTCGAGGGCCCGACCCTTGCCGGTCTCGATGCCCACGCTCAGCTGGCGGCCGATGAACAACCCGGCGGCCTGGCCGAGGAACGCCCCGGCGAACAGGACGGTGATGGCCAGCAGGAGCAGCAGCTGGTCGTCGAGCTGCACCCGTTCGAGGATGCGGGGCAGGGCCACCGCGGCGAGCACCAGCCCCACCGCCATGCCCGCCCAGGAGGTCGACCGGGCCACGAAGCCCATCCGGAACCCGCCGATCGCGGCCCCGACGATGCAGGCCAGGATCACCACGTCCAGCGCGTTCACGGGCGTCGCTCAGCCGGTCAGGAGGCGGGCGTGGGTCAAGAAGCCGGTGTGGGCGACCATCCGGTGGTCGGGGCGCACCGACTGCCCCTCGATGTGCCAGCTGCGGTTGAGCACCTCGAGCGTCTCGGCCATGCCGAACGCCGAGTCGTCCAGAGCCTCGCGGAGCTGGCGGGCCTGGAGGATGCTCGGGGTGTACGCCACCAGGATGCCGCCGGGGTGCAGGGCCTTCTCGGCGTGCGGCACCACCTGCCACGGCTCGGGCAGGTCGAGCACGATGCGATCGAGGTCGTCGAGGTCGATGCCCTCGTAGGTGTCGCGCACCTCGACCCGGTAGCGGTCGGCGCCCTCCTCGCCGAGGAAGGCGGCGACGTTGTGCTGGGCCCGCTCGGCGAAGTCTTCGCGCACCTCGTACCCGGTGACGTCGGCCCCGGCACGCAGCATGGTCATCGACAGGGCGCCCGATCCCACCCCGGACTCGAGCACCCGGGCGCCCGGGAAGATGTCGGCCAGCATCAAGATGGGGCCGAGGTCCTTCGGGTAGATGACCTGGGCGCCTCGCGGCATCTTGAACACGAAGTCCGACAGGGTGGGCCGGATGGCGGTGTAGCGGGCGCCCATGGTGCTGCGCACGCTCACGCCCTCGCTCTGGCCGAGCAGCTCGGCGTGCGGGAGGAATCCGGCGTGCGAGTGGAACTGGCCGCCCTCGGCGAGGGTGACGAGGTAGCGGCGCTTCTTGGTGTCGATGAGCAGGACGCGGTCGCCGGCGGCGAAGGGGCGGCTCACGACGGCCGCCGCCCCAGGGCCACCGGCTGGGGGTCGCCCGCCCGTTCCGGTCGCTCCCCACCCGCCCGCTCCCGTCGCTCCCCACCCGCCCGCTCCCGTCGCTCCCCACCCGCCCGCTCGACGAGCCGGCAGAAGGCGCACACCTCGGTGGGCGTGGGGGCGCCGCACACCCGGCACTCGGCCAGCGCCTCGCGGTCCTCCTCGGCCTCGGCCTGGAAGCCCTCGGAGGCGCGGGCCAGGAAGCCGAAGTAGAAGTCGTGCTTGGAGCCGGGCGAGGTGGCCTCGATGGCGTTGAGGGCCTCCTTGTAGCCGAGGTGGCGGTTGCCGGCCGCCATGGGGCACTCCTCGACCAGGTAGTCGATGCCGCGCACGACGCAGTAGGCCGCCGTCTCCCGCTCGGCCAGGCGCACCAGGGGCTTGACCTTGCGGGGGAAGCCGTCGCGTGCGGGCAGGACCGGGAGCTGGCGTCCGAGGTACTCGGTCTGCCAGCGCAGCACGTTGCCGAACAGCACCGCGGCCTCGTCGTCGAGGTTGTGACCCGTGGCGAGCACGTCGAAGCCCCCCTCCAGCGCCGCGGCATCGAACACGTGGCGCTTCGAGAGGCCACACGCCGAGCACGGCGCCCGCCGGGCGGCCCGTGAGCCGTCCGGGATGTCGTAGCCGTAGTCGGTGGGCAGGTCGACCTCGATCAGCTCGGCGCCCCGCCGTTCGGCGAAGGCGCGGGCGTGATCGGCCGACGCGTCGCTGTACTCACCGATGCCGAGGCCCACGTAGAGACCGCTCACGTCGTAGCCGAGGTCGAGCAGGACGTCCCACAGGGCGAGGGAGTCCTTGCCGCCGGAGACCGCCACGAGGACGCGCTCCCCCGGCTCGATCATCGACCACTCCTTGATGGCCTTCTCGGTCTGGTCGCGACAGAGCTTCACGAAGTGCTCGACACAGAAGTTGGCGTTGTGGCGGCGCACGTCGATGACGGCCGGCTCGCGGCACACCCGGCACTTCACGAGTGGCCCCCCGAGATGACGGGGCGGATCTCGACGTCGGCGTCGTCGGGGAGGATCGCGTCCGCAGGCACGAGCGTGTCCCCGGCGATGACGAGCACCGCCTCGCGCCGCAGCTCGAGGTGCTGGAGCAGCGCCACCACGCTCATCGGGCCGCGCAGCTCGAGCTCGCGCCGGGGGTTGCGGAGCAGGACCTTCACGAGCGACGACGACGGCGACGGCCGCCCTGGGCGGGAGCCGCCTCGCGCCGGATGACGACGCTCTCGCCGGGAGCGAGCTCCTCGCGGTAGACGACGACCTCGTTGCGACCCGCGGCCCGGTTCAGGAAGTGCAGGCCCCACGCGAACACACCGAGGATCATCCAGGCCCGCCGACCCTCGAAGAGGCCTCGCTCGATGCCTGCCCGTCG
This region of Acidimicrobiales bacterium genomic DNA includes:
- a CDS encoding tRNA (adenine-N1)-methyltransferase, with translation MSRPFAAGDRVLLIDTKKRRYLVTLAEGGQFHSHAGFLPHAELLGQSEGVSVRSTMGARYTAIRPTLSDFVFKMPRGAQVIYPKDLGPILMLADIFPGARVLESGVGSGALSMTMLRAGADVTGYEVREDFAERAQHNVAAFLGEEGADRYRVEVRDTYEGIDLDDLDRIVLDLPEPWQVVPHAEKALHPGGILVAYTPSILQARQLREALDDSAFGMAETLEVLNRSWHIEGQSVRPDHRMVAHTGFLTHARLLTG
- a CDS encoding MarP family serine protease, giving the protein MNALDVVILACIVGAAIGGFRMGFVARSTSWAGMAVGLVLAAVALPRILERVQLDDQLLLLLAITVLFAGAFLGQAAGLFIGRQLSVGIETGKGRALDHGAGALAGMAGVIVLLWLILPTMAAVPGWSAREARQSAVAGWVHDSLPEAPDAFLALRQLVGEDRFPEVFDALQPAPEVGPPPAATGISAETSERVVQSTVKVEGVACDRVQDGSGFVVGDDLVVTNAHVVAGEESTEVERSDGTRVAAQVVAFDADRDLAVLSAPGLDRPALSVATAEVGDVGGVYGHPGGGPLEISPFEIAQQVRAQGTDIYDRDRIERDVFFLATDLAPGDSGSALVNPDGEVVGVAFAIAPDRDGVGYALSDEELRAVLDLDLDEVVDTGPCLA
- a CDS encoding MoaD/ThiS family protein, yielding MKVLLRNPRRELELRGPMSVVALLQHLELRREAVLVIAGDTLVPADAILPDDADVEIRPVISGGHS
- a CDS encoding adenine nucleotide alpha hydrolase family protein; translated protein: MCREPAVIDVRRHNANFCVEHFVKLCRDQTEKAIKEWSMIEPGERVLVAVSGGKDSLALWDVLLDLGYDVSGLYVGLGIGEYSDASADHARAFAERRGAELIEVDLPTDYGYDIPDGSRAARRAPCSACGLSKRHVFDAAALEGGFDVLATGHNLDDEAAVLFGNVLRWQTEYLGRQLPVLPARDGFPRKVKPLVRLAERETAAYCVVRGIDYLVEECPMAAGNRHLGYKEALNAIEATSPGSKHDFYFGFLARASEGFQAEAEEDREALAECRVCGAPTPTEVCAFCRLVERAGGERRERAGGERRERAGGERPERAGDPQPVALGRRPS